A single region of the Arthrobacter sp. V1I7 genome encodes:
- the atpD gene encoding F0F1 ATP synthase subunit beta, translated as MTATATDHVAATSGATGRIARVIGPVVDVEFPADAIPSIYNALTTEITLNGETKTITFEVALHLGDNLIRAISLQATDGLVRGTNVVDSGGPITVPVGDGVKGHIFNVLGQPLDVEESELQISERWPIHRKAPAFATLEGSTEMLETGIKVIDLLTPYIKGGKIGLFGGAGVGKTVLIQEMITRVARNFGGTSVFAGVGERTREGNDLWVEMEEAGVLKDTALVFGQMDEPPGTRLRVALSALTMAEYFRDVQNQDVLLFIDNIFRFTQAGSEVSTLLGRMPSAVGYQPNLADEMGLLQERITSTKGHSITSMQAIYVPADDYTDPAPATTFAHLDATTELSREIASRGLYPAVDPLTSTSRILDPQYIGNDHYNTAVRVKQILQKNKELQDIIAILGVDELSEEDKIVVSRARRIQQFLSQNTYTAKQFTGVEGSTVSIKDTVEGFTAICDGELDHIAEQAFFNIGGLDDVERQWAKIQEQTK; from the coding sequence ATGACTGCCACTGCTACCGATCACGTAGCCGCAACGTCCGGTGCTACCGGCCGTATTGCACGTGTCATTGGCCCGGTTGTCGACGTCGAATTCCCGGCTGACGCAATCCCCTCGATTTACAACGCACTCACCACGGAGATTACTCTCAACGGTGAGACCAAGACCATCACGTTCGAGGTTGCGCTGCACCTTGGCGACAACCTCATCCGCGCCATCTCCCTGCAGGCAACCGACGGACTCGTCCGCGGTACCAATGTGGTCGACAGCGGCGGGCCGATTACCGTGCCCGTCGGCGACGGCGTCAAGGGCCACATCTTCAACGTCCTGGGCCAGCCCCTCGACGTCGAAGAGTCGGAACTGCAGATCAGCGAACGCTGGCCGATCCACCGCAAGGCTCCCGCCTTCGCGACCCTCGAAGGCTCCACCGAGATGCTGGAAACCGGCATCAAGGTGATCGACCTCCTCACCCCGTACATCAAGGGTGGCAAGATCGGTCTGTTCGGTGGCGCCGGTGTCGGCAAGACCGTGCTGATCCAGGAAATGATCACCCGTGTTGCCCGCAACTTCGGCGGCACCTCGGTGTTCGCCGGTGTCGGCGAGCGTACCCGTGAAGGCAACGACCTCTGGGTTGAAATGGAAGAGGCCGGGGTCCTCAAGGACACCGCCCTTGTATTCGGCCAGATGGATGAGCCGCCGGGAACGCGTCTGCGCGTGGCGCTGTCCGCCCTGACCATGGCGGAGTACTTCCGCGATGTGCAGAACCAGGACGTGCTGCTCTTCATCGACAACATCTTCCGCTTCACGCAGGCAGGTTCCGAGGTTTCCACCCTCCTCGGCCGTATGCCGTCGGCAGTGGGCTACCAGCCCAACCTGGCAGACGAGATGGGCCTCCTCCAGGAGCGCATCACGTCCACCAAGGGCCACTCGATCACCTCGATGCAGGCCATCTACGTTCCCGCAGATGACTACACCGACCCGGCCCCGGCCACGACCTTCGCACACCTCGACGCGACCACGGAACTTTCCCGTGAAATCGCTTCCCGTGGTCTGTACCCGGCCGTTGACCCGCTGACGTCGACCTCCCGCATCCTGGATCCGCAGTACATCGGCAACGACCACTACAACACGGCCGTCCGGGTCAAGCAGATCCTGCAGAAGAACAAGGAACTCCAGGACATCATCGCCATCCTCGGCGTTGACGAACTCTCTGAAGAGGACAAGATCGTGGTGTCGCGTGCACGCCGCATCCAGCAGTTCCTCTCGCAGAACACCTACACCGCCAAGCAGTTCACCGGCGTCGAAGGCTCCACCGTTTCCATCAAGGACACGGTTGAAGGCTTCACCGCGATCTGCGACGGCGAGCTTGACCACATCGCAGAGCAGGCGTTCTTCAACATCGGCGGCCTGGATGACGTCGAGCGCCAGTGGGCCAAGATCCAGGAACAGACCAAGTAA
- a CDS encoding F0F1 ATP synthase subunit epsilon — MAELEVEIVAADHFVWSGAAKMVKARTSDGEIGILPGHSPLLAILAEGELAIQPVSGDRIAVVVDGGFFSVDNNRVVIVADNAQLGDAATAGIR; from the coding sequence ATGGCTGAGCTTGAGGTTGAGATTGTTGCAGCGGACCACTTCGTGTGGTCCGGAGCGGCCAAGATGGTCAAGGCCCGCACCAGCGATGGTGAAATCGGAATCCTGCCCGGCCACTCGCCCCTGCTGGCGATTCTGGCCGAAGGTGAACTGGCCATCCAGCCGGTCTCCGGTGACCGCATAGCCGTAGTCGTCGACGGGGGATTCTTCTCCGTCGACAACAACCGGGTCGTCATTGTTGCTGACAACGCCCAACTGGGCGACGCAGCTACTGCGGGGATCCGCTAG
- a CDS encoding DUF2550 domain-containing protein — protein MNDTVVPFIVLATIFALLVFALCLSGVRRFNLRRALGTVDASICTAGNSWQMGVCRYQDNDLEWFRLASLSTRPKHTFRRSSLELLGRRKPTESELVKVQPDAVIVELRYEGQEVLLAMRFDAYTGLSSWLEAGPVIGVGTWR, from the coding sequence ATGAACGATACTGTTGTCCCGTTCATCGTCCTGGCAACGATCTTTGCGTTGCTGGTATTTGCACTGTGCCTTTCCGGGGTGCGCCGCTTCAACCTGCGGCGCGCCCTGGGCACGGTGGACGCCTCCATTTGCACGGCTGGAAACAGCTGGCAAATGGGGGTTTGTCGTTATCAGGACAACGACCTGGAGTGGTTCCGCCTTGCTTCCCTCAGCACCCGGCCCAAGCACACGTTCCGTCGCAGCTCGCTGGAGCTGCTGGGACGGCGCAAGCCCACGGAATCCGAACTCGTCAAAGTCCAGCCCGATGCCGTGATAGTTGAACTCCGGTACGAAGGGCAGGAGGTCCTGCTCGCGATGAGATTCGACGCTTACACCGGCCTCTCCTCCTGGCTTGAGGCCGGGCCGGTCATCGGCGTCGGCACCTGGCGCTAG
- a CDS encoding alpha/beta hydrolase family protein → MDFLEDIRLVDGPVLWIAWAAGAAGLAYLLWWRDGASRLQRVLRSGAAAVLSALLAAALVAGGHWLLIYVFSAFPEVLPREVLAWTVPAVAALLLLILRLKGIWGAKRPARPWRKTAAATVAVLGMVTLSAVQINDYFGLNHTVSDLTGTAVARIQPLEDGLKRASGAAPGVSLAGWTAPAGLPDGGELRRASIPGTNSGFQSREAYIYLPPAYQASPRPALPVLVLFSGQPGAPADWLTGGALRSRMDRFAAAHHGVAPVVVVVDPNGSTSGNTMCLDSRIAQADTFLSQDVPAWIDRTLAVDPDRRQWAAGGFSFGGTCAVQMVTRHPEIYSSALAFSSEQEPAIAKEREKTIEASFGGDTEAFERLTPLRLMAERRFEGNGIYFAAGVRDPEFMGYLDVLSAAARDAGFSVETRSIDNAGHSWLAASSGLPGGLDFLAARWGIRP, encoded by the coding sequence ATGGACTTCCTCGAAGACATCCGGCTGGTGGATGGTCCGGTACTGTGGATCGCCTGGGCCGCGGGTGCCGCCGGGCTGGCATATCTGCTCTGGTGGCGGGACGGGGCGTCCCGCCTCCAACGCGTCCTCCGGTCAGGGGCCGCCGCGGTGCTTTCGGCACTGCTCGCTGCCGCCCTCGTGGCCGGCGGGCACTGGCTGCTGATCTACGTCTTCTCGGCCTTCCCCGAGGTACTTCCCCGCGAGGTCCTGGCCTGGACCGTTCCCGCCGTCGCCGCCCTGCTGCTCCTTATCCTGCGTCTGAAGGGTATCTGGGGAGCAAAGCGCCCCGCACGCCCCTGGCGGAAGACCGCCGCCGCAACGGTGGCGGTGCTCGGCATGGTGACGCTCTCCGCCGTCCAGATCAACGACTATTTCGGGCTGAACCACACCGTGAGCGATCTGACGGGTACGGCGGTGGCCCGGATCCAGCCGCTCGAGGACGGCCTGAAGCGGGCCTCGGGTGCGGCCCCCGGGGTCAGCCTGGCCGGCTGGACAGCCCCTGCCGGCCTGCCGGACGGCGGTGAGCTTCGACGGGCGTCGATCCCCGGCACGAACTCGGGCTTTCAGAGCCGCGAGGCGTACATCTATCTTCCCCCGGCGTACCAGGCGTCTCCGCGCCCGGCCTTGCCCGTGTTGGTGCTCTTTTCCGGGCAGCCCGGGGCTCCGGCCGACTGGCTCACCGGAGGTGCGCTCCGCAGCCGGATGGACCGGTTCGCGGCAGCGCACCACGGCGTGGCGCCGGTGGTGGTCGTCGTTGATCCGAACGGTTCGACCTCGGGCAACACGATGTGCCTGGACAGCAGGATCGCGCAGGCTGACACCTTCCTGTCCCAGGACGTCCCGGCGTGGATTGACCGGACGCTCGCCGTCGATCCGGACCGCCGCCAGTGGGCCGCCGGCGGATTCTCCTTCGGAGGCACCTGTGCGGTGCAGATGGTGACCCGCCACCCGGAGATCTACAGTTCCGCGCTGGCCTTCTCAAGCGAGCAGGAACCGGCCATCGCGAAGGAACGCGAGAAAACCATCGAGGCCTCCTTCGGCGGCGACACGGAAGCCTTCGAGCGGCTGACGCCGTTGCGGCTGATGGCCGAGCGCCGCTTCGAGGGGAACGGCATCTACTTCGCGGCCGGTGTCCGGGACCCCGAGTTCATGGGCTACCTGGACGTGCTCTCTGCAGCCGCGCGGGATGCCGGTTTCAGCGTGGAGACCCGCAGCATCGACAACGCGGGCCATTCCTGGCTGGCGGCCTCCAGCGGCCTGCCCGGAGGCCTTGATTTCCTGGCCGCCCGGTGGGGTATCCGGCCGTGA
- a CDS encoding bifunctional lysylphosphatidylglycerol flippase/synthetase MprF, with the protein MDAAAGARPAAGQGGTSPRGVVRESLGAVLAHFQAIPFTLAVLAVFLATGAVTGSFLSGPPERLLAVASVSAPGLKAGQWWSLFTSMFFATNVLAYFSASLMILLLLGLAERRLGSRRAAVFFFAGQFAAVTLFLLFTQLARFAGDGWLGLMVDARLIGPYAAVLAASLASSGLLPTLWQRRLRTAVLSGSLLLVLYVGHPETVVGLAGAVAGMAAGWWIQGDSGTLHRHRSTGRETRNLLALTVAIFAVGPILTAAVRSPTGPLALLRDVVLNPLPTLSQLEQNCGGTVDVGCLEVGRAGFAGPLGLALAVVPVVLLLICADGMRHGRRLALRIAVLIQLAVTAMAAVYLTLFARMPHGPGGRPHTAVMGSGFVHVLPLVAVPLLLVVLLWANRRQFRVETTPRARRTLAAVVGGTWLVLASGYTAAWLAAGGMTRDGGLQGLAAELARQYLPLPIPGAYSRVFENRNTLEAFLFAYSGIIFWFVALAAVWLVLLRRLHRTDAGTGDRDVARGLIRQGGDSLSWMALWEPNKYWFAPDRRSGVAYQQHGNVALTLAGPFGPAALHADAAAGFMRYCAEHALIPCFYSCTDGLWPALQSRGFRRVAVAQETRLAVRELEFKGKEWQNVRTALNRAAKTGVQAVWGRYSDFPAPLRAQLSEVSEEWAAQKSVPEMGFTLGGIDELEDEDVLCCLALDAEGQVLGVTSWLPVFEDGRLVSWTLDFMRRRGEAFPGVMEFLIASAVQELRSSVEVISLSGSPLAKDGAASKSEGLAAILDVVGRALEPVYGFRSLATFKSRFKPDYRTLYLYYQDPLQLPAIGRALSRAYLPGLSVRQSARLLRTLVR; encoded by the coding sequence CTGGACGCAGCAGCCGGAGCACGGCCGGCGGCGGGCCAGGGCGGCACCTCGCCCCGCGGCGTTGTGCGGGAGTCGCTCGGCGCTGTCCTGGCCCATTTCCAGGCCATCCCGTTCACGCTCGCAGTGCTCGCCGTCTTTTTGGCCACCGGGGCGGTCACCGGGAGCTTCCTCTCCGGGCCGCCGGAGCGGCTGCTGGCCGTGGCCTCGGTCAGCGCCCCGGGCCTGAAAGCGGGCCAGTGGTGGTCCCTGTTCACCTCGATGTTCTTCGCGACCAACGTGCTGGCCTACTTTTCCGCGTCGCTCATGATCCTCCTGCTGCTGGGCCTCGCCGAACGCCGGCTCGGCTCGAGGCGGGCCGCGGTATTCTTCTTTGCCGGCCAGTTTGCCGCCGTCACCCTGTTCCTGCTGTTCACCCAGCTCGCCCGGTTTGCCGGCGACGGCTGGTTGGGCCTCATGGTGGACGCCCGGCTGATTGGTCCCTATGCGGCGGTCCTCGCCGCTTCCCTCGCCTCCAGCGGCCTGTTGCCCACGCTCTGGCAGCGGCGGCTGCGGACGGCCGTCCTGTCGGGTTCGCTCCTGCTGGTGCTGTATGTGGGCCATCCGGAAACCGTCGTGGGGCTGGCAGGGGCGGTGGCCGGGATGGCGGCGGGCTGGTGGATCCAAGGCGACTCGGGCACCCTGCACCGGCACCGCTCGACCGGGCGCGAAACCCGCAACCTGCTGGCCCTCACCGTGGCAATCTTCGCCGTCGGACCCATCCTCACCGCCGCGGTCCGAAGCCCCACCGGGCCCCTGGCCCTGCTGCGGGACGTCGTCCTGAACCCGCTGCCCACGCTCAGCCAGCTGGAGCAGAACTGCGGCGGCACGGTCGACGTCGGGTGCCTGGAAGTGGGCCGGGCGGGCTTCGCCGGACCGCTGGGCCTTGCCCTCGCCGTGGTGCCGGTGGTCTTGCTGCTCATCTGCGCGGACGGCATGCGGCACGGCCGCCGGCTCGCCCTCCGGATCGCCGTGCTCATACAGCTCGCGGTGACGGCGATGGCTGCGGTCTATCTCACCCTGTTCGCCCGGATGCCGCATGGCCCCGGCGGCCGTCCGCATACCGCCGTGATGGGTTCCGGCTTCGTCCACGTGCTGCCTCTCGTGGCGGTCCCGCTGCTGCTGGTCGTGCTGCTGTGGGCGAACCGCCGGCAGTTCCGCGTCGAGACCACCCCCCGGGCCCGTCGGACCCTGGCCGCAGTGGTCGGCGGCACGTGGCTGGTGCTGGCGTCCGGCTACACCGCGGCCTGGCTCGCCGCCGGCGGAATGACTCGGGACGGCGGACTGCAGGGACTGGCCGCTGAGCTGGCGCGGCAGTACCTGCCGCTGCCGATTCCGGGCGCCTACAGCCGTGTCTTCGAGAACCGCAACACCCTCGAAGCCTTCCTCTTCGCCTACTCCGGCATCATCTTCTGGTTTGTCGCCCTGGCCGCGGTGTGGCTGGTCCTGCTGCGACGGCTTCACCGCACCGACGCCGGCACGGGGGACCGTGACGTGGCCCGGGGCCTGATCCGGCAGGGCGGCGACTCATTGTCCTGGATGGCCCTCTGGGAACCGAACAAGTACTGGTTTGCCCCGGACCGGCGCAGCGGGGTGGCGTACCAGCAACACGGCAACGTGGCACTGACCCTGGCCGGACCGTTCGGCCCGGCGGCGCTCCATGCGGACGCCGCTGCCGGGTTCATGCGCTATTGCGCCGAACACGCCCTGATCCCGTGTTTCTATTCCTGCACGGACGGGCTGTGGCCGGCCCTTCAGTCGCGGGGCTTCCGCCGGGTGGCCGTGGCCCAGGAGACCCGGCTGGCCGTGCGCGAACTCGAATTCAAGGGCAAGGAGTGGCAGAACGTCCGGACGGCCCTGAACCGTGCCGCCAAGACGGGCGTGCAGGCGGTCTGGGGCCGCTACAGCGACTTCCCGGCACCGCTGCGCGCCCAGCTCAGCGAGGTCTCGGAAGAATGGGCGGCGCAGAAGTCCGTCCCGGAAATGGGCTTCACTCTGGGCGGCATTGATGAACTCGAGGACGAGGATGTGCTGTGCTGCCTGGCGCTGGATGCGGAGGGCCAGGTGCTGGGCGTCACCAGCTGGCTGCCGGTGTTTGAGGACGGGCGCCTGGTGAGCTGGACCCTGGACTTCATGCGGCGGCGCGGGGAGGCCTTTCCCGGCGTGATGGAATTCCTGATCGCCTCGGCAGTGCAGGAGTTGCGGAGCTCAGTGGAGGTCATCTCGCTGTCCGGATCACCGCTTGCCAAGGACGGCGCCGCCAGCAAGTCCGAGGGTTTGGCGGCCATCCTGGATGTGGTGGGCAGGGCGCTGGAACCGGTTTATGGATTCCGGTCCCTGGCCACCTTCAAATCGAGGTTCAAACCTGACTACCGTACGCTCTACCTTTATTATCAGGACCCGCTGCAGCTGCCCGCCATCGGCCGCGCCCTGAGCCGGGCCTACCTTCCCGGTCTCTCGGTCCGCCAGAGCGCGCGCCTGCTTCGGACGCTGGTGCGCTAA
- a CDS encoding cold-shock protein, giving the protein MAQGTVKWFNAEKGFGFITPDDSDGDVFVHYSEIQTGGFKTLDENARVQFEIGQGAKGPQATGVTLV; this is encoded by the coding sequence ATGGCACAGGGAACCGTGAAGTGGTTCAACGCTGAAAAGGGCTTCGGCTTCATCACCCCGGATGACTCCGACGGCGATGTCTTCGTTCACTACTCTGAGATCCAGACCGGTGGCTTCAAGACCCTCGACGAGAACGCTCGCGTTCAGTTCGAAATCGGCCAGGGGGCCAAGGGCCCCCAGGCTACCGGCGTCACGCTGGTCTAG
- the xylA gene encoding xylose isomerase — MAIQPTREDKFSFGLWTVGWEAQDQFGSATRPPLDTVEAVNRLSDLGAYGLTFHDNDLFPFGCPAAERQREIDRLTGALKATGMVVPMVTTNLFSHPVFKDGGFTSNDRGVRRFALRKVLENIDLAAELGAETFVMWGGREGSEYDAAKDIRGALERYREAVNLLGDYVTDKGYNIRFAIEPKPNEPRGDILLPTLGHALAFIETLERPELVGVNPETGHEQMAGLNFTHGIAQALYQGKLFHIDLNGQRSIKFDQDLVFGHGDLQNAFSLVDLLENGGPNGGRAYDGPRHFDYKPSRTEDINGVWDSAAANMQTYLLLKERAKAFRADPEVQAALEASRVSEINEPTLNPGEGYEQLRADKSAYEEFDVDAYFGGKGFGFVKLQQLFIEHLLGAR, encoded by the coding sequence ATGGCGATCCAGCCCACTCGTGAAGATAAGTTTTCCTTCGGCCTTTGGACAGTTGGCTGGGAGGCGCAGGACCAGTTCGGGTCAGCCACGCGCCCGCCGCTGGATACGGTTGAGGCCGTCAATCGGCTCAGCGACCTCGGCGCGTACGGCCTGACCTTTCACGACAACGATCTTTTCCCCTTCGGGTGCCCAGCGGCCGAGCGCCAGCGGGAGATTGACCGCCTTACCGGTGCACTCAAAGCCACCGGCATGGTGGTGCCCATGGTCACCACCAACCTGTTCAGCCACCCGGTGTTCAAGGACGGCGGCTTCACCAGTAACGACCGCGGCGTGCGCCGCTTCGCCCTGCGCAAGGTCCTGGAGAACATCGACCTCGCCGCCGAACTGGGCGCCGAAACGTTCGTGATGTGGGGCGGGCGTGAAGGCAGCGAATACGACGCCGCGAAGGACATCCGCGGCGCCCTGGAGCGCTACCGGGAAGCCGTGAACCTCCTGGGCGATTACGTCACGGACAAGGGATATAACATCCGCTTCGCCATCGAGCCCAAGCCCAACGAACCCCGCGGCGACATCCTGCTGCCAACCCTTGGCCACGCCCTCGCGTTCATCGAGACCCTGGAGCGTCCGGAGCTTGTAGGCGTTAATCCCGAGACGGGTCATGAGCAGATGGCCGGACTGAACTTCACCCACGGCATCGCCCAGGCGCTCTACCAGGGCAAGCTTTTCCATATCGACCTCAACGGCCAGCGCAGCATCAAGTTCGACCAGGACCTGGTGTTCGGCCACGGAGACCTGCAGAACGCCTTCTCGCTCGTGGACCTGCTGGAAAACGGCGGACCCAACGGCGGCCGGGCCTATGACGGTCCGCGCCACTTCGACTACAAGCCCAGCCGCACCGAGGACATCAACGGCGTGTGGGACTCTGCCGCGGCCAACATGCAGACCTACCTCCTGCTGAAGGAACGTGCCAAGGCCTTCCGCGCCGACCCCGAGGTACAGGCGGCACTTGAGGCCTCGCGGGTCTCCGAAATCAATGAGCCCACCCTCAACCCGGGCGAAGGCTACGAACAGTTGCGGGCGGACAAGTCCGCCTATGAAGAGTTCGACGTCGACGCCTACTTCGGCGGCAAGGGCTTCGGTTTCGTGAAGCTCCAGCAGCTCTTCATCGAGCACCTGCTGGGAGCGCGCTGA
- a CDS encoding xylulokinase: MTLVAGVDSSTQSCKVLILDAETGIPVREGRAGHPDGTEVHPDHWWQALAEAIDDAGGLAGVGGLSIAGQQHGMVLLDRDGNVLRPALLWNDTRSAGAAAQLTAEVGAKEYALRTGLVPVASFTSTKVRWVRDHEPEIAAKVAAVALPHDWLTWRMRGFGPSGSSPLGPDLEQLTTDRSDASGTGYWNPESGAYDLELFKLAFGREAREAGDFAGPGGVVVLPRVLDPGATAGQIHSECFPAGGKGTSGPGLGAGSAKGGIAVGAGAGDNAGAALGLGLGPGDVVVSVGTSGTVFAVAAEPCTDVTGTVAGFADAGGGYLPIAVTLNAARVLSSIAEVLDVDFDGLARLALDAVPGAGGVVLVPYFEGERTPNLPDAKASLHGLSIASATRSNIARAAVEGMLCGLSGGIDALRELGVPARRLLLIGGAVQNPAVQKIAAQVFDLPVVIPSPGEYVARGAAVQAAWALTGKRPEWPVAMDSTPEPDFQPLISRNYKIASGCIDSGN, from the coding sequence ATGACGCTGGTTGCCGGAGTGGATTCTTCCACCCAAAGCTGCAAGGTTCTCATCCTCGATGCCGAAACCGGCATTCCCGTCCGCGAAGGCCGTGCTGGCCATCCGGACGGCACCGAGGTCCACCCCGACCATTGGTGGCAGGCGCTGGCAGAAGCCATTGACGACGCCGGCGGGCTGGCCGGCGTCGGCGGCCTCTCCATCGCGGGCCAGCAGCACGGAATGGTGCTGCTGGACCGCGACGGAAATGTTCTCCGCCCGGCACTGTTGTGGAACGACACCAGGTCTGCCGGCGCTGCCGCCCAGCTGACCGCCGAGGTAGGCGCGAAGGAGTACGCCCTGCGGACCGGCCTGGTGCCGGTGGCTTCCTTTACCTCTACCAAGGTCAGGTGGGTCAGGGACCATGAGCCGGAAATCGCGGCCAAGGTGGCCGCCGTCGCGTTGCCGCATGATTGGCTGACCTGGCGTATGCGTGGCTTTGGTCCTTCAGGGTCCAGCCCCCTGGGCCCGGACCTGGAACAGCTCACCACCGACCGCTCCGATGCCAGCGGCACCGGCTACTGGAATCCGGAATCGGGAGCCTATGACTTGGAACTTTTCAAGCTGGCCTTCGGACGGGAGGCCCGTGAGGCAGGGGACTTTGCGGGGCCGGGCGGCGTCGTCGTCTTGCCCAGGGTTCTTGACCCCGGTGCTACGGCGGGGCAGATTCATTCCGAATGCTTCCCCGCCGGCGGCAAGGGCACGTCAGGGCCCGGCTTGGGCGCGGGTTCCGCAAAAGGTGGAATCGCCGTTGGCGCCGGAGCCGGTGATAACGCGGGCGCTGCGCTGGGCCTGGGGCTCGGCCCCGGCGATGTGGTGGTTTCCGTGGGGACGAGCGGCACGGTGTTTGCCGTCGCTGCCGAGCCCTGCACGGACGTCACCGGCACCGTTGCGGGGTTCGCCGACGCGGGCGGCGGCTACCTTCCCATTGCCGTGACCTTGAACGCTGCCCGGGTCCTCAGTTCCATCGCCGAGGTACTGGACGTCGATTTCGATGGTCTGGCCCGCCTGGCGCTGGACGCGGTGCCCGGCGCCGGGGGAGTGGTGCTGGTGCCGTACTTCGAGGGTGAACGCACCCCCAACCTGCCGGACGCGAAGGCCAGTCTGCACGGCCTCAGCATCGCGTCCGCGACGCGTAGCAACATCGCCCGGGCAGCTGTCGAAGGCATGCTGTGCGGACTGTCAGGTGGGATTGATGCGTTGCGTGAACTGGGAGTGCCCGCCCGGCGCCTGCTGCTCATCGGCGGCGCAGTGCAGAACCCGGCCGTGCAGAAAATTGCGGCGCAGGTCTTCGACCTTCCCGTGGTGATCCCCAGCCCCGGCGAGTACGTCGCCCGGGGTGCCGCCGTCCAGGCCGCCTGGGCCCTCACCGGCAAACGCCCGGAATGGCCCGTCGCCATGGACAGCACACCCGAGCCGGACTTCCAGCCGCTCATCAGCAGGAACTACAAGATCGCGAGCGGCTGCATTGACTCCGGCAACTGA
- a CDS encoding ROK family protein: MTASHLTKLDGAQRTSAKPLQSTDTIRRNNLSLILGLLHRGGALSRAHLTKRTGLNRSTISALVAELGDLGLAYETEAPAVGRVGRPSPLVHPNENIAALAINPDVDAVTVGLVGLGGRVHRRIRYEAATQPSVTETVNISRAIIEGMQADLEAMDRITGVGVAVPGLVRSSDGQILLAPHLQWADEPLSASLEQALGRPVRAGNDATLASLAESIYGAAVGFSDVVYLNGSASGIGGGVISGARPLRGSAGFAGELGHTLVRTNGERCHCGRSGCLDAEVRLERLLVPLGLVRADQDDLERAIAEHPSPELAEEAERQIDLLAVALTNFVNIFNPEIIVLGGFLGSIFDLNPERLVSAVAKETIGGLGAGVKIKRAILGSELLLVGAAELAFAQLLSDPAGTA, from the coding sequence GTGACGGCTTCACACCTGACCAAGCTGGACGGTGCGCAAAGAACCAGCGCGAAGCCGCTCCAGAGCACGGACACTATTCGGCGCAACAACCTGTCGCTGATTTTGGGCCTGCTCCACAGAGGGGGAGCGCTATCGCGTGCCCACCTGACAAAGCGGACGGGGTTGAACCGGTCAACCATCAGCGCTCTTGTCGCCGAGCTCGGCGACTTGGGACTTGCCTATGAAACAGAAGCGCCTGCCGTAGGGCGCGTCGGACGGCCCAGCCCCCTTGTCCATCCGAACGAGAACATCGCCGCCCTGGCTATCAATCCAGATGTGGATGCCGTGACGGTGGGGCTGGTCGGCCTAGGCGGGCGCGTTCATCGAAGGATCCGGTATGAGGCGGCCACACAACCTTCCGTCACGGAAACAGTCAACATCAGCCGGGCGATTATAGAAGGAATGCAAGCCGATCTGGAGGCCATGGACCGCATTACCGGAGTCGGGGTTGCCGTTCCTGGACTAGTCAGGTCGTCCGACGGGCAGATACTCTTGGCGCCACACCTCCAGTGGGCTGACGAGCCACTGTCGGCTTCCCTGGAGCAGGCCTTGGGCCGCCCCGTGCGTGCCGGGAATGACGCCACCCTAGCGTCGCTCGCAGAAAGCATTTACGGGGCCGCCGTCGGGTTTTCGGATGTTGTGTATCTAAACGGCAGTGCCAGCGGCATTGGCGGCGGAGTCATTTCCGGAGCAAGGCCTTTGCGCGGTTCTGCAGGTTTTGCCGGCGAACTTGGTCACACTCTGGTGCGAACCAACGGGGAAAGGTGCCACTGCGGACGGTCCGGGTGTTTGGACGCCGAAGTTCGCCTTGAACGGTTGCTCGTTCCACTCGGCCTCGTCCGGGCGGATCAGGACGATCTCGAGAGGGCCATTGCCGAGCATCCGTCCCCGGAGCTAGCAGAGGAAGCTGAAAGGCAGATCGACCTCCTTGCCGTAGCGCTGACGAATTTTGTGAACATTTTCAACCCCGAAATAATCGTGCTCGGCGGGTTTCTGGGATCAATCTTTGACCTGAATCCCGAACGCCTTGTCTCGGCCGTAGCGAAAGAGACGATCGGCGGACTGGGAGCCGGCGTAAAGATTAAGAGGGCGATCCTGGGATCCGAGTTGCTGTTGGTGGGCGCCGCGGAACTGGCGTTTGCCCAGCTTCTCTCTGACCCGGCCGGTACGGCATAG